A region of the Littorina saxatilis isolate snail1 linkage group LG12, US_GU_Lsax_2.0, whole genome shotgun sequence genome:
taatttatttgggtgattgcaagtgcacgttctGCAAATTTAGAGACTTAAATGCCCctgaatttctttctttatttggtgtttaacgtcgttttcaaccacgaaggttatatcgcgacgaatgcccctgaattatgagctatgaatttaacacgctcaagttcaattttacccatacacctgtgtacaatctatatattctttttcctcattttcttcacataggaagacgtcattcgcttccgcagacaaggcgacagatcgGGGGATGTCCACTCTCTTCCGCTGCAGTTAGTGATCAGGCATCGACAACTTTGTCCACCCTTGACAGGTAAACCCCAATTAATTGACGGATGATTGTGCTCCAAACTTCAGCATTTTTCAGTAATTTGGGTcatagcaaatgcaggttctaaaaatttcagcatttttaatttatttgggtgattgcaagtgcacgttctACAAATTTAGAGACTTAAATGCCACTGAATTATGagattatgagctatgaatttaacacgctaaagttcaaatttacccatacacctgtgtacaatctatatattctttttcctcattttctttttcctcattttcttcacataggaagacgtcattctcttccgcagacaaggcgacagataGGGGGATGTCCACTCTCTTCCGCTGCTGTTGGTGTTCAGGCATCGACCAGACATCGACAACTTTGTCCACACTTGACAGGTAAATCCCAATGAATTGATAGCAAATGCAGATTCTAcaaatttcagcatttttaatttatttgggtgattgcaagtgcacgttctgcaaatttggagacttaaatgcccctgaattatgagctatgaatttaacacgctcaagttcaattttacccatacacctgtgtacaatctatatattctttttttctcattttcttcacataggaagacgtcattcgcttccgcagacaaggcgacagatcgGGGGATGTCCACTCTCTTCCGCTGCAGTTAGTGATCAGGTATCGACAACTTTGTCCACTCTTCATTGTGGGTGACGCGAACTGCGACaagatttctttcccaattCTATAATTGGtgttacatattgtttttacacattttaactagcatgcttcttaattgaagcgtgacaaaatcattttgtcacattgactgaattctcagactgtccacattgactgaaatctcaTAAAAGGGCACCATTTAACGacagaacccactgtatatttaccaatgggttactttttcattcctatttgctgatgtgcAACACCATGATCCACAACCCACACCCAATTTAGCTGCTACAGTGTGTGAACAAACTATTGATGTACTTTTTACAATGAGCGGTTTTGCTGCTAGCATTGGTCACCTCCCTGGGCCCAAGGGAGAGAAGCGTCTTACCTACCTGGCGCGAGCGCTAGAGGACACGGGTTAAAAATTGCTTCTTTGCGATGTGTAAATCGGTACTTTTCTATTTAATTTCTGCAGCTTAGGTAACTGCGCCATGTGTAAAAGATGGGTAGCATATGATTCGGACATACCTCGACaccacacatttaaaaaaaacaatgaagacTATGCGCAGTTACCTAAGCTGCAGAATAAAATAGAAAAGTACCGATTTACACATCGCAAAGAAGCGATTTTTTCCCCGTGTCCTCTAGCGCTCGCGCcaggggaggtaagcagggctAGCAGCAAAAGCGCTCATTACATGTGTTCTGCATCTGAAAATTGGTTGATGATGGTCTGGAAAGATAGCTTTTGTTGTCAAAGTCAGGGTACTTGCCTCACAGAGTGACTGGATGTGCAACTATGTTTGCATTCAGATCATTTCAAACCTAAGTTGGTGATgtgtaaatatttgtttttattctctttGTACACACCTTTGCAACTTTAgttcagtgtgttgtgtgtggttttagttgttacatatatacattgatattttgttcattttgcacATGATTGCATTTTCTCAATCCCCTTGAGTttgctactgtgtgtgtgtgtgtgtgtgtgtgtgtgtgtgtgtgtgtgaacaaactGTACTTTTGtgtactttttgcaagtacGGGTGTACTGATGTGCAACTATGATAGTGTTCTTTATTGCGATCATTAGTGCTGTCTTTTTCTCCAGCTCTCAATTGTAAGCATGACGATgtgcacacagttcatttgcacatTTAGcgttgtgtgagagtgtttttCTCTATACatatgcatggtgatctgtaaacattttgcttctctgtgcacaatgcataTGTAAacttaccggcacggttggcctagtggtaaggcgtccgccccgtgatcgggaggtcgtgggttcgaaccccggccgggtcataccaaagactttaaaattggcaatctagtggctgctccgcctggcgtctggcattatggggttagtgctaggactggttggtccggtgtcagaataatgtgactgggtgagacatgaagcctgtgctgcgacttctgtcttgtgtgtggcgcacgttaaatgtcaaagcagcaccgccctgatatggcccttcgtggtcggctgggcgttaagcaaacaaacaagcaaacaatatgtaaacttttgttgttcgcagaacCAACTTCACATTTTAACTACTTTTTATTCACATGTTTGCCAAAGTGCAAACATGTTGTTCCATTTAACgctggttgtttttttcctgtctCAAGACAGCTCAAGACATGTATGGTGATGTGTAAAAATATTGTTCTATGGGCACATTTTTTGCACATTTATGTACTTCACTTATGTCAATGTAGCCGCTAATTTAAGTGCAGTCGATCGTACAaacgctcccatggggtcgccttcacgcggcgggagtgtttccacagagctaccccacccctttacttctcttcttttgtcttatttctgccttaccagtcctttcacctatatttccttccaagaaaactctccctactattccctgcagatttccaattcttttcttgttgtcttatttctatctgactggatccatcacctttatttcacttaccaaaagtcttcttttccacatccttatttctctgcaccccgcatgtcgtaagaggcgactaacggattatgtttctccttttacccttgtttagtggttcttgtatagaatatagtcaatgtttgtaaagattttagtcaagcagtatgtaagaaatgtttagtcctttgtactggaaacttgcattctcccagtaaggtcatatattgtactacgttgcaagcccctggagcaattttttgagtcacttgagaaaaagtgactctatgtaatcggtcagtgttagtctgtccggccggccggccggccgtccgtagacaccaccttaacgttggacttttctcggaaactatcaaagcgatcgggctcatattttgtttagtcgtgacctccaatgacctctacactttaacgatggtttcgttgacctttgacctttttcaaggtcacaggtcagcgtcaaaggaaaaattagacattagatctttgacaaagttcatcggatgtgattgaaactttgtaggattattctttacatcaaagtatttacatctgtagccttttacgaacgttatcagaaaaacaagggagataactagccttttctgttcggcaacacacaacttaacgttgggcttttctcggaaactataaaagtgaccgggctca
Encoded here:
- the LOC138981343 gene encoding uncharacterized protein, whose protein sequence is MSTLFRCCYVQASTWHRQLCPHLTGRRHSLPQTRRQIGGCPLSSAAVSDQASTTLSTLDRKTSFSSADKATDRGMSTLFRCCWCSGIDQTSTTLSTLDRKTSFASADKATDRGMSTLFRCS